Proteins from a genomic interval of Microbacterium imperiale:
- the lspA gene encoding signal peptidase II: MASHTRLNGPAAGTLVAILAAVVLAADQFTKHLALEGLPYQREVPVLGDFFQLYLTKNPGAAFSLGTGVTWVFTLALAAVAVTVIVLAIRSVRTRSWAIVLGLLLGGVLGNLTDRLFREPGFPEGHVIDFIHTPWMWLWFRPAIYNVADIFIVTMMISVALLVVVGIRFDGTRDRPAAKDDAVETADADA; encoded by the coding sequence TTGGCGTCGCACACACGACTGAACGGTCCGGCGGCCGGTACCCTCGTCGCGATTCTCGCGGCAGTGGTGCTGGCCGCCGACCAGTTCACGAAGCATCTGGCGCTGGAGGGGCTGCCCTACCAGCGTGAGGTACCCGTCCTCGGTGATTTCTTCCAGCTGTACCTGACCAAGAACCCCGGCGCGGCGTTCTCGTTGGGCACCGGGGTGACCTGGGTGTTCACGCTCGCGCTGGCCGCGGTCGCTGTCACGGTGATCGTGCTGGCGATCCGCAGCGTGCGGACCCGGTCGTGGGCCATCGTGCTCGGACTGCTTCTCGGCGGGGTGCTCGGCAACCTGACCGATCGTCTCTTCCGCGAGCCCGGGTTCCCCGAGGGGCACGTCATCGACTTCATCCACACGCCCTGGATGTGGCTGTGGTTCCGTCCCGCGATCTACAACGTCGCCGACATCTTCATCGTGACGATGATGATCTCGGTCGCGCTCCTGGTCGTCGTGGGCATTCGCTTCGACGGGACACGCGACCGACCGGCGGCGAAGGACGACGCCGTCGAGACCGCCGACGCGGACGCCTGA
- a CDS encoding DivIVA domain-containing protein, translating to MALTPEDVVTKQFQHVRFKEGFDPDEVDDFLDEIVVEWRKTIAENEELKAKLAAYESGETPAAASNDETVVEEVPAPVAAVEPAPAPVSDPAPAAASAGIIELAQRLHDEHVAEGKAQRDKLISDAQAQAASIISEAEARGRDEVARLEAERVSLEGRISDLQQFEKDYRGQLRGFIESKLRDLDTTGVSAGA from the coding sequence ATGGCTTTGACCCCTGAAGACGTCGTCACCAAGCAGTTCCAGCACGTGCGATTCAAGGAAGGCTTCGACCCCGATGAGGTCGACGACTTCCTCGACGAGATCGTCGTCGAGTGGCGCAAGACGATCGCCGAGAACGAAGAGCTCAAGGCGAAGCTCGCCGCTTACGAGTCGGGTGAGACGCCCGCCGCAGCCTCCAACGACGAGACCGTCGTCGAAGAGGTCCCGGCCCCCGTCGCCGCCGTCGAGCCGGCTCCGGCTCCCGTCTCCGACCCGGCCCCGGCTGCCGCCTCGGCGGGGATCATCGAGCTCGCACAGCGTCTGCACGACGAGCACGTCGCCGAGGGCAAGGCCCAGCGCGACAAGCTGATCTCCGACGCACAGGCTCAGGCCGCGTCCATCATCTCCGAGGCCGAGGCCCGCGGTCGCGACGAGGTCGCCCGCCTCGAGGCCGAGCGCGTGTCGCTCGAGGGACGCATCTCCGACCTGCAGCAGTTCGAGAAGGACTACCGCGGTCAGCTCCGCGGCTTCATCGAGAGCAAGCTCCGCGACCTCGACACGACCGGCGTTTCGGCCGGCGCGTAA
- a CDS encoding YggT family protein, translating into MDVVGLIASIVYFALLVYILILFVRLILEYIPLFNREWRPRGVVLVLAEVVYTVTDPPIKTLRRVIPPIRLGVIAIDLAFPLTMLGCFILLSITRAVAAA; encoded by the coding sequence GTGGATGTCGTCGGCCTGATCGCCTCGATCGTCTACTTCGCACTCCTCGTCTACATCCTGATCCTGTTCGTCCGGCTGATCCTGGAGTACATCCCGCTGTTCAATCGGGAGTGGCGCCCGCGCGGCGTCGTTCTCGTGCTCGCCGAGGTCGTGTACACCGTGACCGACCCGCCGATCAAGACGCTGCGCCGCGTCATTCCTCCGATCCGACTCGGCGTCATCGCAATCGACCTGGCATTCCCGCTGACCATGCTGGGCTGCTTCATCCTGCTGTCGATCACGCGGGCGGTTGCGGCTGCCTGA
- a CDS encoding cell division protein SepF: protein MSNPLKKTMVYLGLADEEEMYEEPQAEQQARRDNKPVEKPAAPVTPLHRPAVVRQPTTGTVSEILTVHPKQYRDAQVIAENFREGVPVIINLSQMSDADARRLIDFASGLSLGLYGRIERVTSKVFLLSPENIAVSGDGAVAQAEPEAAPFAQ from the coding sequence ATGTCGAACCCGCTGAAGAAGACCATGGTGTACCTGGGCCTCGCAGATGAGGAAGAAATGTACGAAGAGCCGCAGGCCGAGCAGCAGGCTCGCCGTGACAACAAGCCGGTCGAGAAGCCGGCTGCGCCCGTCACGCCCCTGCACCGCCCCGCCGTCGTGCGTCAGCCGACGACCGGTACCGTCAGCGAGATCCTGACCGTCCACCCGAAGCAGTACCGCGACGCGCAGGTGATCGCCGAGAACTTCCGCGAGGGCGTTCCCGTGATCATCAACCTGTCGCAGATGAGCGACGCCGACGCGCGTCGTCTGATCGACTTCGCCAGCGGTCTGTCCCTCGGTCTCTACGGCCGCATCGAGCGTGTGACGAGCAAGGTCTTCCTGCTCTCGCCCGAGAACATCGCCGTCTCCGGCGACGGCGCCGTGGCTCAGGCTGAGCCCGAGGCGGCGCCCTTCGCCCAGTGA
- a CDS encoding YggS family pyridoxal phosphate-dependent enzyme, whose amino-acid sequence MPDLAERLADVDARIAAAVRASGRAPDEVTRIVVTKFHPPELVTRLHALGVRDVGENRQQELTAKRAVLEGTAPLRWHFIGQAQTNKARAVRAAADAVHSVDRARIADALHAADPEGEPLDVLLQVNLTDDPGRGGARPDDVEALGEHLLASCPSLRPRGVMAVAPLEEEPAAAFARLAAASATLRSVVPDATWISAGMTGDFVDAIAAGATHLRIGSAITGPRPDRG is encoded by the coding sequence ATGCCGGATCTTGCCGAACGGCTCGCCGACGTCGACGCCCGCATCGCTGCCGCGGTGCGGGCGTCGGGTCGTGCGCCGGACGAGGTCACCCGCATCGTCGTGACGAAGTTCCACCCGCCCGAGCTCGTCACCCGGTTGCACGCGCTCGGTGTGCGCGATGTCGGCGAGAACCGTCAGCAGGAGCTGACGGCCAAGCGTGCGGTCCTCGAGGGGACGGCCCCCCTGCGCTGGCACTTCATCGGGCAGGCGCAGACGAACAAGGCACGCGCCGTGCGCGCCGCGGCGGATGCCGTCCACTCGGTCGATCGCGCGCGGATCGCGGATGCCCTGCACGCGGCGGACCCCGAGGGGGAGCCGCTCGACGTGCTGCTGCAGGTCAACCTGACCGACGACCCGGGCCGTGGCGGTGCGCGACCCGACGACGTCGAGGCGCTCGGCGAGCATCTGCTCGCGTCCTGCCCCTCGCTGCGTCCACGCGGCGTGATGGCCGTCGCCCCCCTCGAGGAGGAGCCGGCCGCCGCGTTCGCGCGTCTGGCCGCCGCGTCGGCGACACTGCGTTCGGTTGTACCCGATGCGACCTGGATCTCCGCCGGAATGACCGGCGATTTCGTCGATGCGATCGCGGCGGGTGCGACACACCTGCGGATCGGGTCGGCAATCACGGGACCGCGCCCGGACCGCGGATAG
- the ftsZ gene encoding cell division protein FtsZ, translated as MSQNQNYLAVIKVVGVGGGGVNAVNRMIELGLRGVEFIAVNTDAQALLMSDADVKLDVGRELTRGLGAGADPEVGRRAAEDHAEEIEEALAGADMVFVTAGEGGGTGTGGAPVVARIAKSIGALTIGVVTKPFSFEGRRRQSQAEAGVSKLKEEVDTLIVVPNDRLLEISDRGISMVEAFATADQVLLAGVQGITDLITTPGLINLDFADVKSVMQGAGSALMGIGSARGADRAIKAAELAVESPLLEASIEGAHGVLLSIQGGSNLGIFEINDAAQLVKEAAHPEANIIFGTVIDDTLGDEVRVTVIAAGFDGGEPQARIEPIAAARPSAPPVLPEVPAEDAVKPEPVERRETKDAVPVAAKNDSYDSVFGDDDLDIPDFLK; from the coding sequence ATGAGCCAGAACCAGAACTACCTCGCGGTGATCAAGGTCGTCGGTGTGGGCGGTGGCGGCGTCAACGCCGTCAACCGGATGATCGAGCTGGGGCTGCGGGGTGTGGAGTTCATCGCGGTGAACACCGACGCCCAGGCGCTGCTCATGAGCGACGCGGACGTCAAGCTCGACGTCGGTCGCGAGCTGACGCGCGGCCTTGGGGCCGGCGCCGATCCCGAGGTGGGCCGCCGTGCCGCCGAGGACCACGCCGAGGAGATCGAGGAGGCGCTGGCGGGTGCCGACATGGTGTTCGTCACCGCGGGCGAGGGTGGTGGCACCGGAACCGGTGGCGCACCCGTGGTCGCCCGCATCGCCAAGTCGATCGGTGCCCTCACCATCGGTGTCGTGACCAAGCCGTTCTCGTTCGAAGGACGTCGTCGGCAGAGCCAGGCCGAGGCCGGCGTGTCGAAGCTCAAGGAAGAGGTCGACACCCTCATCGTCGTCCCGAACGACCGCCTGCTCGAGATCAGCGACCGCGGCATCTCCATGGTCGAGGCCTTCGCGACCGCCGACCAGGTGCTGCTCGCCGGTGTTCAGGGCATCACCGACCTCATCACGACGCCCGGTCTGATCAACCTCGACTTCGCCGACGTCAAGTCGGTCATGCAGGGAGCCGGCTCCGCGCTCATGGGCATCGGTTCCGCCCGCGGTGCCGACCGTGCGATCAAGGCCGCCGAGCTTGCCGTCGAGTCGCCGCTGCTCGAGGCGTCGATCGAGGGCGCGCATGGCGTGCTGCTGTCCATCCAGGGCGGGTCGAACCTCGGCATCTTCGAGATCAACGACGCCGCTCAGCTGGTGAAGGAGGCCGCGCACCCCGAGGCCAACATCATCTTCGGCACCGTGATCGACGACACTCTCGGCGATGAGGTCCGCGTCACCGTCATCGCCGCTGGCTTCGACGGCGGCGAGCCTCAGGCCCGCATCGAGCCGATCGCGGCGGCCCGCCCGTCGGCCCCGCCGGTGCTGCCCGAGGTCCCCGCCGAGGACGCCGTGAAGCCGGAGCCGGTCGAGCGCCGCGAGACGAAGGACGCCGTGCCGGTGGCCGCCAAGAACGACTCGTACGACTCGGTGTTCGGTGACGACGATCTCGACATCCCCGACTTCCTGAAGTAA
- a CDS encoding FtsQ-type POTRA domain-containing protein, producing MRRPSPLPPPSRPNGTRTQERGDTERSALTPRRVDPPRRDASPAAAGDQSQTQPLEPLWDQRGRDYGIAPIIPFDSPTRPADASLSDEHASGDTGDTCDTGDTGDTGDTAKLTPRDVWSAARERRRALRREVRRFTARQRRRRRVWIVSLSIVAALVLGSVGAAYSPLFSVERVTVVGTTQLDAGAVQSALADQLGTPMPLIDESAIKAALVSFPLVESYSLEARPPHELIVRIVERTPVGAVQGDAGYTLVDAAGVALSTTPEPPAGHPLLEVEGGLTSPTFAAAGQVFRALPEDLRAQVTTVSATTPNDVTLTLADGRSVVWGGPSESGKKAVTLAQLMAVRPDASGYDVSSPQAAVVR from the coding sequence GTGCGCCGGCCGAGCCCGCTTCCGCCGCCGTCGCGGCCGAACGGCACGCGCACGCAGGAGCGGGGCGACACCGAGCGATCCGCGCTGACGCCGCGTCGCGTCGACCCGCCACGACGCGACGCCTCACCGGCCGCGGCGGGCGACCAGTCGCAGACCCAGCCCCTCGAGCCGCTCTGGGACCAGCGCGGTCGCGATTACGGAATCGCCCCGATCATCCCGTTCGATTCGCCGACGCGGCCGGCTGATGCATCGTTATCTGACGAGCATGCCTCCGGCGATACCGGCGATACCTGCGATACCGGCGATACCGGCGATACCGGCGACACCGCCAAGCTGACGCCGCGGGACGTCTGGAGCGCGGCGCGCGAGCGTCGCCGTGCGCTGCGCCGAGAGGTCCGTCGGTTCACGGCCCGGCAGCGCCGCCGGCGCCGCGTGTGGATCGTGTCGCTGTCGATCGTGGCCGCGCTCGTCCTCGGCTCCGTCGGGGCCGCGTACAGCCCGCTGTTCTCGGTCGAGCGCGTCACCGTCGTCGGGACGACGCAGCTCGATGCCGGCGCGGTGCAGAGCGCCCTCGCCGACCAGCTCGGCACCCCGATGCCGCTCATCGACGAGAGCGCGATCAAAGCCGCCCTCGTGTCGTTTCCCCTCGTGGAGTCCTACAGCCTCGAGGCGCGCCCGCCGCACGAGCTGATCGTCCGGATCGTCGAGCGCACCCCCGTCGGCGCGGTGCAGGGCGACGCCGGATACACGCTGGTGGATGCCGCGGGCGTCGCGCTGTCGACGACGCCCGAGCCTCCCGCGGGTCATCCTCTCCTGGAGGTCGAGGGTGGACTGACCTCCCCGACCTTCGCCGCAGCGGGTCAGGTGTTCCGTGCTCTTCCCGAAGACCTGCGCGCCCAGGTGACGACGGTCTCGGCGACGACGCCGAACGACGTGACGCTGACCCTCGCCGACGGCCGCTCGGTCGTGTGGGGCGGCCCGTCGGAGTCGGGGAAGAAGGCGGTCACGCTCGCCCAGCTGATGGCCGTCCGTCCCGATGCGTCGGGGTACGACGTGTCGTCGCCGCAGGCCGCCGTCGTCCGCTGA